One window of Paenibacillus sp. FSL K6-3182 genomic DNA carries:
- a CDS encoding BMP family ABC transporter substrate-binding protein: MKKTMKALLPLILIFTLVITACGQKSDTGNAGAAGTDNKQELKKLKVGMVTDLGSVNDKSFNQSAWEALQKLKKDFGFEVKYLEPKTDGDVVPNLNQFVKANYDLTWATAFTLADAVTQLSKENPDKMFGIVDSDLVLPNVAAISFKEQEGSFLVGVIAGLTTKTNKIGFIGGMDIPVIKRFEAGFREGIKAVNPDAKLIVNYTGLFNRVDMGKSAASTIYNDGADIIFHAAGLTGNGVFNEAKERNSKGGKVWVIGVDKDQSLTFGDDVTLTSMIKKVDEAVYQASKKLAEGDFPAGKVTLMGLKENGVDIAPNSKTNVAPEVLAKVEEYRTKIINGEIVVPEK, translated from the coding sequence ATGAAAAAAACAATGAAAGCATTATTGCCTTTAATACTGATTTTTACGTTAGTGATAACAGCATGCGGTCAAAAAAGCGATACGGGTAACGCAGGGGCTGCAGGTACAGATAATAAACAAGAGCTTAAAAAGCTGAAAGTCGGAATGGTTACTGACCTTGGCAGTGTAAATGACAAATCCTTTAACCAAAGTGCTTGGGAAGCGTTGCAGAAATTAAAGAAGGACTTTGGTTTTGAAGTGAAGTACCTGGAACCAAAAACAGATGGCGATGTTGTTCCTAACTTAAATCAATTTGTTAAAGCAAACTATGATTTAACATGGGCAACAGCCTTTACTTTAGCTGATGCAGTAACACAGCTATCCAAAGAAAATCCAGATAAGATGTTTGGAATTGTCGATTCTGACCTTGTGCTGCCGAATGTAGCAGCTATCTCTTTTAAAGAGCAAGAAGGCTCATTCCTTGTTGGTGTTATCGCTGGTTTAACGACAAAAACAAATAAAATCGGCTTTATCGGCGGCATGGATATTCCCGTTATTAAACGATTTGAAGCGGGCTTCCGCGAAGGAATAAAAGCTGTAAATCCAGATGCAAAATTAATCGTTAACTATACAGGGCTATTCAACCGGGTAGATATGGGGAAATCTGCAGCTTCTACCATCTATAACGATGGTGCAGATATCATATTCCATGCAGCAGGACTAACAGGCAATGGTGTATTTAATGAAGCGAAGGAACGGAACAGCAAGGGCGGAAAGGTATGGGTCATTGGCGTGGATAAAGATCAATCTTTAACTTTCGGAGATGATGTTACATTAACTTCGATGATCAAAAAAGTAGATGAGGCTGTTTACCAAGCTTCAAAAAAATTAGCTGAAGGTGATTTCCCGGCGGGTAAAGTGACATTAATGGGCCTCAAAGAAAATGGAGTCGATATTGCTCCAAATTCGAAAACTAATGTAGCGCCGGAAGTTCTTGCTAAGGTCGAGGAATATCGCACGAAAATCATCAATGGTGAGATCGTCGTACCGGAAAAATAA
- a CDS encoding ABC transporter ATP-binding protein, translating to MTKTDVVLELKGITKRFPGVVANDSISLQLKRGEIHALLGENGSGKSTLMSIVFGLYQPDEGEIHVNGKHELMDSPNKAIELGIGMVHQHFKLVEPFTVTENIILGMEPKKGMKIDIKGASKKVKELSERYKLDVDPMATIESISVGMQQRVEILKTLYRGADILIFDEPTAVLTPQEITELLAIMKRLVAEGKSIILITHKLKEIMEIADTCTIIRRGKRIESVEVASSDAQQLAEKMVGKEVNFKTAKRAANPKKALLEVKNLVVTGSNGKAAVNNLSFSVRAGEIVGIAGVDGNGQSELIEALTGMQSIRSGEIWLQGKSIANLAPRTISEAGMSHIPQDRHKHGLVLDFSVSENTILQTYYQPEISKHGFINKKTMDDMATRLVNEFDIRTPGIDTFVRSMSGGNQQKIIIAREIDKNPQVLIAAQPTRGLDVGAIEFVHQQLIAERDQGKAVLLISFELDEILNVADRILVLFGGQIVGETTPETTNDQQLGMMMAGKHEGEGIHE from the coding sequence ATGACTAAGACAGATGTCGTGTTAGAGCTGAAAGGGATAACCAAAAGATTCCCCGGCGTAGTCGCTAATGATTCGATTAGCTTGCAGCTAAAGCGTGGAGAAATTCATGCTTTGCTCGGGGAAAATGGATCAGGGAAATCCACCCTAATGAGTATCGTATTCGGATTATATCAGCCAGACGAAGGCGAGATTCATGTAAATGGGAAGCATGAGCTGATGGATAGTCCAAACAAGGCGATCGAGCTCGGGATTGGGATGGTACATCAGCATTTTAAATTGGTAGAGCCGTTTACGGTAACGGAAAATATCATTCTCGGGATGGAACCCAAAAAGGGTATGAAGATTGATATTAAAGGGGCAAGTAAAAAGGTTAAAGAACTATCTGAACGTTATAAGCTTGATGTTGATCCAATGGCAACCATCGAATCGATCAGTGTAGGGATGCAGCAGCGCGTAGAAATTTTAAAAACACTATACCGCGGAGCAGATATTCTAATCTTTGATGAGCCTACTGCTGTGTTAACGCCACAAGAGATCACAGAATTACTGGCTATTATGAAGCGTCTTGTCGCTGAGGGCAAATCTATTATCCTCATTACTCATAAGCTTAAGGAAATTATGGAAATAGCAGATACTTGCACCATTATTCGGCGCGGTAAGCGGATTGAAAGTGTGGAAGTCGCATCGAGCGATGCGCAGCAATTAGCGGAAAAAATGGTCGGCAAAGAAGTTAATTTTAAAACTGCAAAAAGAGCAGCTAACCCGAAAAAAGCGTTATTAGAAGTGAAAAATTTGGTGGTTACAGGCAGTAACGGCAAGGCCGCTGTTAATAATCTCAGCTTCTCCGTACGGGCGGGCGAGATTGTCGGTATTGCTGGTGTAGACGGCAATGGCCAGTCTGAGTTAATTGAAGCTTTAACGGGTATGCAAAGCATACGTTCAGGTGAAATTTGGCTGCAAGGCAAAAGCATCGCCAATCTTGCTCCGCGTACGATTTCTGAAGCGGGAATGTCACATATTCCGCAGGATCGGCATAAACATGGACTCGTTCTGGACTTTTCTGTCAGTGAAAATACAATTTTGCAAACGTATTATCAACCAGAAATAAGCAAGCATGGTTTTATTAATAAGAAAACGATGGATGACATGGCAACGCGGTTAGTGAACGAGTTCGATATACGCACACCGGGCATTGATACATTCGTTCGTTCAATGTCAGGAGGAAACCAACAAAAAATCATTATCGCACGCGAAATCGATAAAAATCCGCAGGTCTTGATTGCGGCTCAGCCTACGAGAGGGCTGGACGTAGGGGCGATTGAATTTGTGCATCAGCAGTTAATCGCAGAACGTGATCAAGGCAAGGCTGTTTTGCTGATTTCGTTTGAGCTGGATGAAATACTCAATGTAGCAGACCGTATTCTGGTCCTATTCGGTGGACAAATTGTTGGAGAAACCACGCCAGAAACAACAAATGATCAGCAATTAGGAATGATGAT